One genomic region from Solwaraspora sp. WMMD792 encodes:
- a CDS encoding enoyl-CoA hydratase-related protein, which translates to MHLMTERDGGVVTVRLHRPATRNALSTALCDELVSTLRPLDRDPDIGCFVITGSDGFFSAGADIREMAAMSPVQAMTADHFAGWEEFAAFRTPKIAAVAGYALGGGCELAMMCDLVFAAEDARFGQPEITLGVIPGIGGTQRLTRLVGTAKAMDLILTGRMMPAREAEQCGLVSRIVPADQLLAEARSAAAVIAGHSRLAVTAAREAVQRSQEVGLREGLLFERRVFHGLFATADRAEGMSAFLEKRPARFTGS; encoded by the coding sequence ATGCACCTGATGACCGAGCGGGACGGTGGCGTGGTCACCGTACGGCTGCACCGGCCCGCGACCCGAAACGCACTCAGCACCGCACTCTGCGACGAACTCGTCTCCACCCTGCGACCACTGGACCGGGACCCGGACATCGGCTGTTTCGTGATCACCGGGTCGGACGGCTTCTTCTCCGCCGGTGCCGACATCCGGGAGATGGCGGCGATGAGCCCGGTGCAGGCGATGACGGCCGATCACTTCGCCGGCTGGGAGGAGTTCGCTGCGTTCCGGACACCGAAGATCGCCGCAGTCGCCGGCTACGCGCTCGGCGGCGGCTGCGAACTGGCCATGATGTGCGACCTGGTGTTCGCCGCCGAGGACGCCCGGTTCGGTCAGCCCGAGATCACCCTCGGGGTGATCCCCGGGATCGGCGGCACCCAGCGGCTGACCCGGTTGGTCGGCACGGCCAAGGCGATGGATCTGATCCTCACCGGGCGGATGATGCCGGCCCGGGAGGCGGAGCAGTGCGGCCTGGTGTCCCGGATCGTGCCGGCTGACCAACTGCTCGCCGAGGCCCGGTCGGCGGCGGCGGTGATCGCCGGGCACAGCCGGCTCGCGGTCACCGCCGCCCGCGAGGCGGTCCAGCGGTCGCAGGAGGTCGGACTGCGCGAGGGCCTGCTGTTCGAACGGAGGGTCTTCCACGGATTGTTCGCCACCGCCGACCGGGCGGAGGGGATGTCCGCGTTCCTGGAGAAACGGCCGGCACGGTTCACCGGCAGCTGA
- a CDS encoding TIGR03557 family F420-dependent LLM class oxidoreductase translates to MRIGYKLATEAFGPAELIAQAVRAEQAGFDFVEMSDHFHPWLDSQGHSPFTWSVLGAIAARTERIGLATGVTCPSLRYHPAIVAQAAATVALLSDGRFTLGVGAGERLNEHVTGEPFPSVHGRHERLREALEIIRLLWSGGYHTYQGKHLQLDDARVFDLPPTPPVIAVAASGSESARLAAELGDGLFATEPKGSIVEHYRRAGGAGPRYAEVPMAWAVDEEQAIKAAWESSRWALTGWKVMSELPNPVNFEAASAMVDADDIAAHFSVGPDPAVHLEAVKPYVNAGFDHIVLQNAGPDPDGFLDFFERELADRLRGLDR, encoded by the coding sequence ATGCGGATCGGCTACAAGTTGGCCACCGAGGCGTTCGGACCGGCCGAACTGATCGCCCAGGCGGTCCGGGCCGAGCAGGCCGGGTTCGACTTCGTCGAGATGAGCGACCACTTCCACCCGTGGCTGGACTCCCAGGGCCATTCGCCGTTCACCTGGAGCGTGCTCGGCGCGATCGCCGCCCGTACCGAACGGATCGGACTGGCCACCGGCGTGACCTGCCCGAGCCTGCGCTACCACCCGGCGATCGTCGCCCAGGCCGCAGCGACTGTGGCGCTGCTGTCCGACGGCCGGTTCACCCTCGGGGTGGGGGCCGGCGAACGCCTCAACGAACACGTCACCGGGGAGCCGTTTCCGAGTGTGCACGGGCGGCACGAGCGGCTCCGCGAAGCGCTGGAGATCATCCGGCTGCTCTGGTCCGGCGGCTACCACACGTACCAGGGAAAGCACCTGCAGCTCGACGACGCGCGGGTGTTCGACCTGCCGCCGACCCCGCCGGTGATCGCGGTGGCCGCCAGCGGCTCGGAGTCCGCCCGGCTCGCCGCCGAGCTCGGCGACGGGCTGTTCGCCACCGAGCCGAAGGGCTCGATCGTCGAGCACTACCGGCGGGCCGGGGGCGCCGGACCGCGCTACGCCGAGGTGCCGATGGCCTGGGCGGTGGACGAGGAGCAGGCAATCAAGGCGGCCTGGGAGTCCAGCCGTTGGGCGCTGACCGGCTGGAAGGTGATGAGTGAGCTGCCCAACCCGGTCAACTTCGAGGCGGCCTCGGCGATGGTCGACGCCGACGACATCGCCGCGCATTTCAGCGTAGGGCCGGACCCGGCGGTGCACCTCGAGGCGGTCAAACCGTACGTCAACGCCGGTTTCGACCACATCGTGCTGCAGAACGCCGGGCCCGACCCGGACGGTTTCCTGGACTTCTTCGAGCGGGAGCTGGCCGACCGGCTGCGAGGGCTCGACCGGTGA